The genomic interval CTCATCAAACAAATACTTCCCATAATCCATGACTCGGCAGACTGGCGGGTCAACATTAGGCACGATCTCCACAAGATCTAGCTCAGCCTCATCGGCTATTTGCAGTGCCTGCTCCAAAGGCACAATGCCAACTTGCTCTCCATCACTGCCGATAACCCGCACTTCCGCGCTCGTTATCTGTTCATTAAGACGAGTCTTCTTTCCCGCAGCGATATTCTAATCCTCCAAAATGCGGCGGCCGCGGCACACGACTTCGGTTTGTAGACGCTCGGCGAAATCGTCCAGGGACATAGCGCCAAGGTCCTCCCCCCCACGCGTACGCACGGCCACGGAATTGGCTTCCATCTCGCGCCCGCCCACAATCAGCAGATACGGGACACGTTGCATTGCGTGCTCGCGGATTTTATGCCCGATGGTCTCATTTCTCAAGTCGGCCGTTACTCTGAACCCCTGTTTTTTCAAGGTGTCTGCCACGGCTTCTGCGTATCTTACTTGTTTCTCT from Gammaproteobacteria bacterium carries:
- a CDS encoding threonine--tRNA ligase — protein: IDFSLRDCIGRIWQLGTIQVDFSMPDRLGAHYIGEEGSKQVPVMLHRAILGSLERFIGILIEHYAGAFPAWLAPVQVVVISITEKQVRYAEAVADTLKKQGFRVTADLRNETIGHKIREHAMQRVPYLLIVGGREMEANSVAVRTRGGEDLGAMSLDDFAERLQTEVVCRGRRILED